CCCCAAGGTGGTGCTCTCGGCGTCGTGCGGCATCGAGGTCGACCGGGTCATCGCGTACAAGCCGCTTCTGGACGCCGCGCTGGAGCAGTGCGCGCACCGCCCGGAGGCCTGCGTGATCCTCCAGCGGCCGCAGGAGCGGGCGGAGTTGCGGGCCGGACGGGACCTCGACTGGGCGGACGCGGTCCGTACGGCGCCGAGCGTCGACTGTGTGCCGGTGGCCGCCACGGACCCGCTCTACATCCTCTACACCTCCGGCACGACCGGCTCCCCGAAGGGCGTGGTCCGCGACAACGGCGGCCACGCCGTGGCGCTGCGCTGGAGCATGGAGCACATCTACGACGCCCGGCCCGGCGAGGTCTTCTGGACGGCGTCCGACGTGGGCTGGGTCGTCGGGCACTCGTACATCGTCTACGCACCGCTGCTCGCCGGCTGCACCACGCTCCTGTACGAGGGCAAGCCGGTCGGCACGCCGGACGCGGGCGCGTTCTGGCGGGTCGTCGCGCAGCACGGGGTGCGCACCCTGTTCACCGCGCCGACGGCGATCCGTGCCATCAAGCGCGACGACCCGAAGGGCGCGCACCTGGCCGAGCACGACGTGTCGTCGCTGCGCGCCCTGTTCCTGGCGGGCGAGCGCCTGGACCCCGACACGTACCACTGGGCGCGTGAGCTCCTTGACCTGCCCGTCGTCGACCACTGGTGGCAGACCGAGACGGGCTGGCCGATCGTCGCCAACCCGCTCGGCATCGAGGCGCTGCCCGCCAGGTCGGGCTCGCCCGGCAGGCCGATGCCGGGCTGGGACCTGCGCGTCCTGGACGAGGCGGGCGAGGAGTGCCCGCCCGGCACGGACGGCACCCTCGCCCTGCGCCTGCCGCTCCCGCCGGGCAGTCTGACCACGCTCTACCGCGACGACGAGCGGTTCGCGGCCACCTATCTGAGCCGCTACCCGGGCCACTATCTGACCGGCGACGGCGGCCATGTCGACGAGGACGGCCACGTCTTCGTGATGGGCCGCCTCGACGACGTCATCAACGTGGCGGGGCATCGGCTGTCGACCGGCGCCATGGAAGAGGTGCTCGCCGACCATCCGGACGTGGCGGAGTGCGCGGTGGTGGGCGTCGCGGACCAGCTCAAGGGCGAGCTGCCGCTCGGCCTGGTCGTGCTGCGCCAGGGCGTGGACCGGCCGGCCGGCGACGTGGAGGCGGAGCTGCGCTCCTTGGTGCGGAGCCGCATCGGCGCCGTCGCCACCCCGCGCCGGGTGGTGGCCGTGCCGAGGCTGCCCAAGACCCGCTCCGGGAAGATTCTGCGCGGCACGGTCCGGGCGATCGCCGACGGCCGGGACTACACCGTTCCGGCGACGATCGAGGACATCGGGGTCCTCGACGAGATCACCGCGTCCCTGCGGACGGGCGGCCGGTGACGTCCGTGGACCGGCCGGGCGTGGAGCTCTCGGCGCGCGGCGTCGAACTGGTGCTGCCGGGCGGCGGTGTGGCGCTGTCCGGGATCGACGTGCCGACGGTCGGGCCCGGGCGCGTGCTGGGTGTCGCGGGCGGCAGCGGCGCGGGCAAGACGCTGCTCCTCGAGGTCCTTGCGGGGCTGCGGGTGCCGCGCGCCGGGCGGGTGTCGGTGCGGACCGCCGTGGCCGACGGCGGGGCGAGGACGCCGCAGACGTTGCGGTACGGGTTCGTGCCGCAGGACGACATCGTGCACCGCGCGCTGCCACTGCGGACCGCCCTGGAGTACGCGGCCCGGTTGCGCGGCACCGACCCCGGCGATGTGCCCCTCGTACTTGCGGAGTTGGGGCTCGCGGAGGCGGCCGAACAGCCCGTGCGGACGCTCAGCGGAGGCCAGCGCAAGCGGGCGAGCATCGCGATCGAACTGCTCTCCCGTCCGCGGCTCCTCTTCCTCGACGAGCCGACGTCCGGACTCGATCCGCTCACCGGGGCGCAGCTGACGCAGCACCTCCTACGGCTCGCGGCGAGCGGCGTCACCGTCGTGTTCACCACGCACACGCCCGCCGATCTGCACCACTGCGACCAGGTGCTGTTCATCGCGCCGAACGGCAGACCCGGCCCCTGCGGCACCCCGGCCGAGCTGCTGCGGCTGTCGCCCGACGGGACGTTCGAGGCCCTGTACGCCGTGGAGGTGCCGACAGCGGACGGCGGGTCGCGGCACCAGCACGAACCGGCGGCGCCCGCCGCTCGCCCCCGCTTCTCCCCCGCCACCGGCCGCCTGCGCCAGTGGGCCGTCCTGACCGGCCGTGACCTGCGGCTGCTGCGGCACGACCGGCTGACCGCCGCCATCACCATCGGGTCGCCGCTCATCATCATCGCGATGTTCGCGCTGCTGTTCCGCCCCGGTGCCTTCGACCCCGGCGATCCGTCGCCCGCGGCCTCCGCGATGGTGCTGTTCTGGATCGCGTTCGGCGCCTTCTTCTTCGGGCTCGCCTATGGACTCCCGCAGATCTGCGGCGAGTTGGCGGTGGTGCGCAGGGAGCGCAGGACGGTACTGCGGTTGTGGCCCTATCTGCTGGCCAAGCTCACCGTCCTCGGGCCCGTCCTGCTCCTCGCGGACGCGCTGCTGCTCGTGGTGCTGCGCGCCCTCGACCGGCTGCCGAGCGCCGAACTCTCTGTCCACGCCTCGCTGTTCGTGACGACGGCGCTGGCGTCGTTCGCGGCGCTCGCGCTCGGCCTGTGCTGTTCGGCCCTGGTCTCCGAACCGAGCCAGGCGGCGCTGGTGCTGCCGCTGCTGTGCTTCCCTCAGGTGCTGTTCTCGGGGGCGTTCGTGCCGGTGCCCGGGATGGCCGCGGGCGGGCGGTGGATCAGTGTCGCGATGACCAACCGGTGGGCGTTCGAGGCCCTGGGCTCCGGGGCCGGTCTGGAGGAGCTGTGGCGGGGCGGCGGCGCGGAGGGCCGGGCGCTGCTCGACTCGTACGGGGAGACCTTCGGGCATCCGGCGTGGGTGGGCTGGGTGATCCTCGCCGGGTGCGCCGTGGCGCTGCTCGTCGTGGCGTGGCTGGTGCTGCGACGGCGCTGTCCCGCGTCGACCCACCGGCTCGGCGAGGCCCTCAGCACGTCAGACGGGGGGCCAGGTCGCCCCTGACCGGGGTGGCGGCGGCGAAGGTGGCGTACAGGAAATCGAGGAAGCCGTCGATGTCCTCGGTGACGTTCGCGATGCCGGGCGAGACGCGCACGGCGCCGCCGGAGGGCAGGCCGAGGCGCCGGATGTAGCCGTCGATGGTCTCGGCGCGCCACCGCTCCGTGCCGGTGCGCCGGAGCAGGCGCGGCGCGATGGTGAAGGCCTCTTCCCCCGCGCCCGGGTTGCAGAAGCAGCCGGTGCGGACCGAGATGCCCGCCGCGGCGCACTCGCGGGCCACGATCCGTTCGTCGACGACCTTGCCGCGGGTGTCCAGGACGTTCAGGGCGACCGTCCCGCCGCGCCCGGCGGTGCCGCGCGGGCCGTAGACGCGCACGAGCGGCCTGCCGCCCGGGTGCCGTAACTCGGCGAGTCCCCGCAGCAGGCGTCCGGTCAGCCGGTTCACGTGCGCGCCCACGGCTTCGGCGCCCACCTCGTCGTACCAGTCGAGTCCGGTGGTCACCTGCGGGACGGCGTGGAAGTCGGGGGTGCCGTCCTCGAAGGCGGCGGGGGCCTGCGCCATGCGGTGCCAGCGCGCCCGTGCGCTGACGACCTGGATCGTGCCGCCCGCGAACCAGGGGCGGCGCAGTCCGGCGAGCGCCTCGCGCCGGGCCACCAGGCTGCCCACGCCGGAGGGGTAGCCGAAGACCTTGTACCAGCTGGCGACCACGAAGTCCGCGGGCGTCCGGCGCAGGGACAGCTTGCCGGTCGGCAGGTACGCCGCCGCGTCGAGGAGCGTGTGCCATCCGGCCGCCCTGGCCCGCGCTGTCCACTCCAACGGATGCCGTACGCCGGTGAAGTTGCTCTGCGCCGGATAGCAGAACAGGCCTCGGCGCCGCCCGTCGAGTGCCCTGCGCACGGCCGCTCCGGAGACCCGCAGTTCGTCGCCCGTGAACGGTACGAGGCCGACCTTGGCGTGTGCGGCGCGCGCGAACTCCCGTACTCCGTTGACGGAGTTGTGGTTGTCCTGGGTGAGGAGCAGCGATGCCGAGCGGCGGTGGAACGGGTAGGCCTCGGCGACCAGTTTGACGGCCTGCGAGGCGTTGGCCGTGAACACCACCGTGTACTCGGCGGGATCCGCGTCGAGGAACCGCAGGACCCGCAGCCTGGCCTCCTCGATCAGCTCGGTCGACGCCGTGGACGCGGGGCTCTCGGTGTGCGGGTTGCCGAACGCCCGCCCGCTCAGCCGCGCGGCCTGCGCC
The window above is part of the Streptomyces venezuelae genome. Proteins encoded here:
- a CDS encoding propionyl-CoA synthetase yields the protein MPRPTSYESAHRESLLDPTAFWGRAAEAVDWYVPPATVLDAEAPTAPRWFAGGALNTCHNALDRHVLAGHGDRTALIHDSPVTGTVRGITYRELLDEVARTAGMLTELGVGKGDTVVVYMPMVPEAAVAMLACARIGAVHSVVFGGFAAPELAARVDHARPKVVLSASCGIEVDRVIAYKPLLDAALEQCAHRPEACVILQRPQERAELRAGRDLDWADAVRTAPSVDCVPVAATDPLYILYTSGTTGSPKGVVRDNGGHAVALRWSMEHIYDARPGEVFWTASDVGWVVGHSYIVYAPLLAGCTTLLYEGKPVGTPDAGAFWRVVAQHGVRTLFTAPTAIRAIKRDDPKGAHLAEHDVSSLRALFLAGERLDPDTYHWARELLDLPVVDHWWQTETGWPIVANPLGIEALPARSGSPGRPMPGWDLRVLDEAGEECPPGTDGTLALRLPLPPGSLTTLYRDDERFAATYLSRYPGHYLTGDGGHVDEDGHVFVMGRLDDVINVAGHRLSTGAMEEVLADHPDVAECAVVGVADQLKGELPLGLVVLRQGVDRPAGDVEAELRSLVRSRIGAVATPRRVVAVPRLPKTRSGKILRGTVRAIADGRDYTVPATIEDIGVLDEITASLRTGGR
- a CDS encoding ATP-binding cassette domain-containing protein, encoding MTSVDRPGVELSARGVELVLPGGGVALSGIDVPTVGPGRVLGVAGGSGAGKTLLLEVLAGLRVPRAGRVSVRTAVADGGARTPQTLRYGFVPQDDIVHRALPLRTALEYAARLRGTDPGDVPLVLAELGLAEAAEQPVRTLSGGQRKRASIAIELLSRPRLLFLDEPTSGLDPLTGAQLTQHLLRLAASGVTVVFTTHTPADLHHCDQVLFIAPNGRPGPCGTPAELLRLSPDGTFEALYAVEVPTADGGSRHQHEPAAPAARPRFSPATGRLRQWAVLTGRDLRLLRHDRLTAAITIGSPLIIIAMFALLFRPGAFDPGDPSPAASAMVLFWIAFGAFFFGLAYGLPQICGELAVVRRERRTVLRLWPYLLAKLTVLGPVLLLADALLLVVLRALDRLPSAELSVHASLFVTTALASFAALALGLCCSALVSEPSQAALVLPLLCFPQVLFSGAFVPVPGMAAGGRWISVAMTNRWAFEALGSGAGLEELWRGGGAEGRALLDSYGETFGHPAWVGWVILAGCAVALLVVAWLVLRRRCPASTHRLGEALSTSDGGPGRP
- a CDS encoding aminotransferase class V-fold PLP-dependent enzyme, yielding MGEIGADEGVFARLRATDFAYLDETRQIYLDHTGAAPAPRGLVRAQAARLSGRAFGNPHTESPASTASTELIEEARLRVLRFLDADPAEYTVVFTANASQAVKLVAEAYPFHRRSASLLLTQDNHNSVNGVREFARAAHAKVGLVPFTGDELRVSGAAVRRALDGRRRGLFCYPAQSNFTGVRHPLEWTARARAAGWHTLLDAAAYLPTGKLSLRRTPADFVVASWYKVFGYPSGVGSLVARREALAGLRRPWFAGGTIQVVSARARWHRMAQAPAAFEDGTPDFHAVPQVTTGLDWYDEVGAEAVGAHVNRLTGRLLRGLAELRHPGGRPLVRVYGPRGTAGRGGTVALNVLDTRGKVVDERIVARECAAAGISVRTGCFCNPGAGEEAFTIAPRLLRRTGTERWRAETIDGYIRRLGLPSGGAVRVSPGIANVTEDIDGFLDFLYATFAAATPVRGDLAPRLTC